A single genomic interval of bacterium harbors:
- the leuS gene encoding leucine--tRNA ligase, with protein sequence MSFSEHYEPKKIEPKWQGHWEEHRSFEVREEAAKPKFYLLEMFPYPSGRIHMGHVRNYTIGDVLARFLKMRGYNVLHPMGWDAFGMPAENAAIKNKTHPAAWTEQNIEIMRGQLQRLGFSYDWDREIATCRPEYYRWEQKIFIEMFEKGLAYKKKSLVNWCPSCQTVLANEQVEQGRCWRCDSVVEQKPLEQWFFKITAYAEELLEQTYQLKGWPERVLTMQREWIGKSQGAEAVFKVEGSGEEITVFTTRPDTLYGVTFLSLAAEHPLLEKLIVDEAKKRELADFRERVRKIDRDKRLADAYEKEGIALGLNVIHPLTGAKVPLYAANFVLMEYGTGAVMAVPAHDQRDFDFAKKYGLPIKVVIEPVGAGLAPAREHVGGGGQGQALPLQQAYVDPGIMVDSDRFNGLGSEAAKAEIVKHLESQRAGKARVTYKLRDWGVSRQRYWGAPIPILYCDSCGAVPEKIENLPVKLPLDVEFSGEGGSPLSKIESFVHAKCPQCGGPARRETDTMDTFMESSWYFFRYLSPKDKEEAFSRRSSDYWMPVDQYIGGIEHAVLHLLYARFFTKVLRDLDYTGVSEPFKNLLTQGMVIKDGAKMSKSKGNVVDPEYLIDKYGADTARLFCLFASPPEKDLDWNDAGVEGSARFLNRVWKLLVDLSPLYISREGKGHAAKPESKMLRDAYTKLHQTTAKVTEDVGQEFHFNTAIASIMELVNKIGEVPRAEWESGEGKELLSETLDALVLLLSPFVPHFSEEAWKSLGHPRSLLETAWPSFDPEALVAETVTVIVQVNGKLRGRIELPPQVTEEEVKKLVDSDEKIRAHLEGKELVKTIFVPGKLLNLVVK encoded by the coding sequence ATGTTTCCCTATCCCTCCGGCCGCATCCACATGGGCCACGTCCGCAACTACACCATCGGCGACGTGCTGGCCCGCTTTCTCAAGATGCGCGGCTACAACGTGTTGCATCCGATGGGCTGGGACGCCTTCGGGATGCCGGCGGAGAACGCCGCCATCAAGAACAAGACCCACCCGGCCGCCTGGACCGAGCAAAACATCGAGATCATGCGGGGCCAGCTCCAGCGCCTCGGCTTCAGCTATGATTGGGACCGGGAGATCGCCACTTGCCGGCCGGAGTATTATCGCTGGGAGCAGAAGATCTTCATCGAGATGTTCGAAAAGGGCCTGGCCTATAAGAAGAAGAGCCTGGTCAACTGGTGCCCCTCCTGCCAAACGGTCTTGGCCAACGAGCAGGTCGAGCAGGGCCGCTGCTGGCGCTGCGACAGCGTGGTCGAGCAGAAGCCGCTCGAACAATGGTTCTTCAAGATCACGGCCTATGCCGAGGAGCTGCTCGAACAAACCTATCAATTGAAAGGCTGGCCCGAACGGGTCCTGACCATGCAGCGGGAGTGGATCGGCAAGAGCCAAGGCGCCGAGGCCGTCTTCAAGGTCGAGGGCAGCGGCGAGGAGATCACGGTTTTCACCACCCGGCCCGATACCCTCTATGGCGTGACCTTCCTTTCGCTCGCCGCCGAGCATCCGCTCTTGGAGAAACTCATCGTCGATGAGGCCAAAAAGCGGGAGCTGGCCGATTTCCGCGAACGGGTCCGCAAGATTGACCGCGACAAGCGGCTCGCCGACGCCTACGAGAAAGAGGGCATTGCGCTTGGCTTGAACGTCATCCATCCCTTGACCGGGGCTAAAGTCCCGCTCTACGCCGCCAACTTTGTCTTGATGGAATACGGCACTGGCGCGGTGATGGCGGTGCCGGCCCATGACCAGCGCGATTTCGACTTCGCCAAAAAGTACGGCCTGCCGATCAAGGTCGTCATCGAGCCGGTAGGGGCAGGGCTTGCCCCTGCCCGCGAGCACGTCGGTGGCGGCGGGCAGGGGCAAGCCCTGCCCCTACAACAAGCTTACGTCGACCCGGGAATCATGGTCGACAGCGACCGCTTCAACGGCTTGGGCAGCGAGGCGGCCAAGGCCGAGATCGTCAAGCACCTCGAAAGCCAGCGGGCCGGCAAGGCCCGAGTCACTTACAAGCTGCGCGATTGGGGCGTCTCCCGCCAACGCTATTGGGGCGCGCCGATCCCCATCCTTTACTGTGACTCCTGCGGCGCGGTGCCCGAAAAGATCGAGAACCTGCCGGTCAAGCTGCCGCTGGACGTCGAGTTCAGCGGCGAGGGCGGCTCACCGCTCTCCAAGATCGAATCCTTCGTCCACGCCAAATGCCCCCAATGCGGCGGCCCGGCCCGGCGCGAAACCGACACCATGGATACCTTCATGGAGTCCTCTTGGTATTTCTTCCGCTACCTCTCGCCCAAGGACAAGGAAGAGGCCTTCAGCCGCCGCAGCTCCGATTATTGGATGCCGGTGGACCAATACATCGGGGGGATCGAGCACGCCGTGCTCCACTTGCTCTACGCCCGCTTCTTCACCAAGGTCCTGCGCGATCTCGACTATACCGGCGTGTCCGAACCCTTCAAAAACTTGCTGACCCAAGGCATGGTCATCAAGGACGGCGCCAAGATGAGCAAGTCGAAGGGCAACGTCGTCGATCCGGAGTATCTGATCGACAAATACGGCGCCGACACCGCCCGGCTTTTCTGCCTCTTCGCCTCGCCGCCGGAGAAGGACCTCGACTGGAACGACGCCGGCGTCGAAGGCTCGGCCCGCTTCCTCAACCGGGTCTGGAAGCTCCTGGTCGACCTGAGCCCGCTTTATATCTCGCGCGAAGGGAAGGGCCATGCGGCCAAGCCCGAATCGAAAATGCTCCGCGATGCTTACACCAAGCTTCATCAGACCACCGCCAAGGTCACCGAGGACGTCGGCCAAGAGTTCCATTTCAACACCGCCATCGCCTCGATCATGGAGCTGGTGAACAAGATCGGCGAAGTTCCGCGGGCCGAGTGGGAAAGCGGGGAGGGCAAGGAGCTTTTGTCCGAGACGCTCGACGCCCTGGTCCTCTTGCTCTCGCCCTTCGTCCCCCATTTCTCGGAGGAAGCTTGGAAAAGCTTGGGTCATCCGCGCAGCCTGCTCGAAACGGCTTGGCCGAGCTTCGATCCCGAGGCCTTGGTGGCCGAGACCGTCACGGTGATCGTTCAGGTGAACGGCAAGCTTCGCGGCCGCATCGAATTGCCGCCCCAAGTCACCGAGGAAGAGGTGAAGAAGCTGGTCGACTCCGACGAGAAGATCCGCGCTCATCTCGAAGGCAAGGAGCTGGTGAAGACGATCTTCGTGCCGGGGAAACTTTTGAATTTGGTGGTGAAATAG
- the holA gene encoding DNA polymerase III subunit delta: MSLSLLKSADRIPLAPVVALVGPESYIRRKLRRSLIDRALAGAIQDMNFSTYDASEGADKAVQACRDYPCFAARRVVLLREAGELKAKDAEALSTYLKDPQPTTLLLIDAEKLDGRLEWVKKLKKTSEYLEVEPVERAEALGWVREALREEGKRAEPEVIDTLVDWLGTSLEALKLAAAQCALYVGERPEVKLRDLESLLVKVTDENVFEVVDALFAKNEKALHRSLGALLDSGEEPLKILSLIHRHLSILLTLKFSGSRKAMGSFRMPPLVWRKYEQQAKAHARQLTPSLWAPVARADLRLKGSSLPRPLLLKRCVDEIIGLLA, translated from the coding sequence ATGTCCCTCTCGCTCTTAAAATCCGCCGACCGCATTCCGCTGGCCCCGGTCGTGGCCTTGGTGGGCCCCGAGTCGTATATCCGGCGCAAGCTTCGCCGGAGCCTGATCGATCGTGCCTTGGCCGGCGCCATCCAGGACATGAATTTCTCGACCTACGACGCCTCCGAGGGCGCCGATAAGGCGGTCCAGGCTTGCCGGGATTATCCCTGCTTCGCCGCGCGGCGGGTGGTCTTGCTCCGCGAAGCCGGCGAGCTCAAAGCCAAGGATGCCGAGGCTCTTTCAACTTATTTGAAAGATCCCCAGCCGACGACCCTCTTGCTGATCGACGCTGAAAAGCTCGATGGCCGGCTCGAATGGGTGAAGAAGCTGAAGAAGACTTCGGAGTATCTCGAGGTCGAGCCGGTCGAGCGGGCCGAAGCCCTGGGCTGGGTCCGCGAGGCCTTGCGCGAGGAAGGAAAGCGGGCCGAGCCCGAGGTGATCGACACTTTGGTCGATTGGCTGGGGACCTCGCTCGAAGCCTTGAAGCTGGCGGCGGCCCAATGCGCGCTCTACGTCGGCGAACGGCCGGAAGTGAAGCTGCGCGACCTCGAGTCGCTCCTAGTCAAAGTGACCGACGAGAACGTCTTCGAGGTCGTTGATGCGCTCTTCGCCAAGAACGAGAAGGCCCTGCACCGGTCGCTGGGCGCGCTTCTCGACTCCGGCGAGGAACCGCTCAAGATTCTTTCCTTGATCCACCGCCACCTGTCGATTTTGCTGACCTTGAAATTTTCGGGATCGCGCAAGGCGATGGGCAGCTTCCGAATGCCGCCCTTGGTTTGGCGGAAGTACGAGCAGCAGGCCAAAGCCCACGCTCGTCAGCTGACGCCCTCGCTCTGGGCGCCGGTCGCGCGGGCCGACTTGAGGCTCAAGGGATCGAGCCTGCCCCGGCCGCTGCTGCTGAAACGCTGCGTCGATGAGATTATCGGATTACTTGCCTAA
- the rpsT gene encoding 30S ribosomal protein S20 — MADAKKPKLPKGRHRSQIKRHKQSLKKATRNVTIRSEVRTFIKKVRTAVEKKDVSVAKEALVEAIRMIDRAVSKGILHSNNRSRKISRLSKLVASLGK, encoded by the coding sequence ATGGCTGATGCCAAGAAACCGAAGCTGCCCAAGGGCCGTCACCGCTCCCAGATCAAGCGTCACAAGCAGAGCCTGAAGAAGGCCACCCGCAACGTCACCATCCGCTCCGAAGTTCGGACTTTCATCAAAAAGGTCCGCACCGCGGTCGAGAAGAAGGACGTCTCGGTGGCCAAGGAAGCCTTGGTCGAAGCGATTCGCATGATCGACCGCGCGGTTTCCAAGGGCATCCTCCACTCGAACAACCGTTCGCGGAAGATCTCCCGCCTTTCCAAGCTCGTGGCTTCCTTAGGCAAGTAA